The following proteins come from a genomic window of Lolium rigidum isolate FL_2022 chromosome 5, APGP_CSIRO_Lrig_0.1, whole genome shotgun sequence:
- the LOC124655258 gene encoding VAN3-binding protein-like, with amino-acid sequence MQFFRTVSTPKAQPPPPRGGSKTVGRWFKDRKERQKEETRAHNAQVHAAVSVAAVAAAVAAVAAATAGSGVRDDRAARTDMAVASAATLVAAQCVEAAESMGAEREHLAAAVGSAVNARTPGDIVTITAAAATALRGAATLRARVLKEARNVAAVIPVDKGSMGMGGHKHGAPRQLHRVVQELGSSNSSSFSDDLPALEQDESNNFLGICCQELVARGTELLKRTRKGSLHWKVVSVYIHRTGVVMLKMKSRHVAGTITKKKKSVVVDVCRDVAAWPGRHVLEGGEHRRYFGLRTAEHRVIEFECASQREHDMWTSGVARLLAIVDGRKRFA; translated from the exons ATGCAGTTTTTCAGAACGGTGAGTACGCCGAaggcgcagccgccgccgcctcgtggcGGCAGCAAGACGGTGGGACGGTGGTTCAAGGACCGGAAGGAGAGGCAGAAGGAAGAGACAAGAGCGCACAACGCGCAGGTCCACGCCGCCGTGTCGGTGGCGGCCGTTGCCGCGGCGGTTGCTGCCGTGGCCGCCGCCACTGCGGGGTCCGGCGTCAGGGACGACCGCGCCGCGCGCACCGACATGGCGGTGGCGTCCGCGGCGACGCTGGTGGCCGCGCAGtgcgtggaggcggcggagtccatGGGCGCCGAGCGCGagcacctcgccgccgccgtcggctccGCCGTCAACGCCAGGACGCCCGGCGACATCGTCACcatcacggccgccgccgccaccg CATTGCGAGGCGCGGCGACGCTGAGGGCAAGGGTGCTGAAGGAGGCGCGGAACGTGGCGGCAGTGATCCCGGTGGACAAGGGCTCCATGGGAATGGGAGGCCACAAGCACGGCGCTCCGAGGCAGCTGCACAGGGTGGTGCAGGAGCtgggcagcagcaacagcagcagcttcaGCGACGACCTGCCTGCGCTGGAGCAGGACGAGAGCAACAACTTCCTTGGCATCTGCTGCCAGGAGCTGGTCGCCCGCGGCACCGAGCTCCTCAAGCGCACCCGCAAAG GATCGTTGCATTGGAAAGTCGTCTCCGTGTACATCCACCGGACGGGCGTG GTGATGCTGAAGATGAAGAGCCGGCATGTCGCCGGGACCatcaccaagaagaagaaga GCGTGGTGGTGGATGTGTGCAGGGACGTAGCAGCGTGGCCAGGGCGGCATGTTCTGGAGGGGGGCGAGCACCGGCGCTACTTCGGTCTGCGCACCGCGGAGCACCGTGTGATCGAGTTCGAGTGCGCGAGCCAGAGGGAGCACGACATGTGGACCAGCGGCGTGGCGCGCCTCCTCGCCATCGTCGACGGGCGGAAGCGCTTCGCTTGA